The Haloplanus natans DSM 17983 genome has a segment encoding these proteins:
- a CDS encoding TATA-box-binding protein — MDLQQPLSVENVTVTASVDKELDLSALVLGLGSSECELDRDVGLTYQPDGLETTAVVYRSGKVVCMGAQSVATARASVGSLLTRLNTLGIDVPADPDVPVTNIVFSALLRGRLDLNAVAVELGLEHIEYEPEQFSALIYRPERVDVVVLMFGSGSVIITGGTDDSHARLALDALTDKLTASGHSRP; from the coding sequence ATGGACCTCCAGCAACCGCTCTCGGTAGAGAACGTCACGGTGACCGCCAGCGTCGATAAGGAGTTAGACCTCTCAGCTCTCGTCCTCGGGTTGGGTAGCTCGGAGTGCGAACTCGACCGTGACGTCGGGCTCACGTATCAGCCCGACGGGCTTGAAACGACGGCCGTGGTCTATCGATCTGGAAAGGTCGTCTGTATGGGCGCACAGAGCGTGGCAACTGCTCGTGCGAGCGTCGGCAGTCTGCTGACCCGGCTTAACACCCTCGGCATCGACGTGCCGGCCGACCCGGACGTGCCAGTAACGAACATCGTCTTCTCGGCACTGCTTCGTGGCCGACTCGACCTCAATGCGGTGGCGGTCGAGTTGGGCTTAGAACACATCGAGTACGAACCCGAACAGTTCTCGGCGCTCATCTATCGACCCGAGCGGGTAGATGTCGTGGTCCTCATGTTTGGGTCCGGAAGCGTCATTATCACTGGGGGAACGGACGACAGTCACGCCCGTTTGGCTCTCGACGCACTCACGGACAAGCTCACTGCGTCTGGTCACAGTCGCCCGTGA
- a CDS encoding DUF5658 family protein has translation MSTGPVRSSEADSTVEKDASDIGATAGPDPDHVEPVTGGETASEQSTDRSTVENEHRRRSSDGGVRAPRATDAHRSNDTSHQSRDGTHEADRQSRRHAPATSDTDTGWEVEQSQPTQEAAATPSERTSANATAGEQTTATTEATPSNEQGGPRRPSEVGDARGAVDEAAGDPNPDPDPSVGILSTEWHLSIGGFIMVWALAVGLYGAGDSVTTVYALASGTAVETNPIIRAAINIHPLVMLVVKLVIIGGLFKLADNLGSKVHPAIDDQLAVLIPAILTVIGGYGTFVNLQNLSGAMIPYVLLSIIFLGVAGGATVALYKGLPLEGEQLRNYQFSRPLSSVDRES, from the coding sequence ATGTCGACGGGGCCTGTACGGTCGTCGGAAGCTGATTCGACAGTCGAAAAAGACGCATCCGACATCGGCGCGACTGCTGGGCCGGACCCCGACCACGTCGAGCCTGTGACGGGGGGCGAGACGGCATCCGAACAGTCGACGGACCGTTCGACCGTCGAAAACGAGCACCGCCGGCGGTCGTCGGATGGTGGAGTGAGAGCGCCTCGAGCGACGGACGCCCATCGCAGCAACGACACGAGCCACCAGTCACGTGATGGGACTCACGAGGCAGACCGACAGTCGCGCCGTCATGCGCCGGCCACCAGTGACACGGACACCGGCTGGGAAGTGGAGCAGTCCCAACCCACGCAGGAGGCGGCCGCAACACCGTCGGAGCGAACCAGTGCAAATGCCACCGCCGGAGAGCAGACGACGGCGACGACGGAAGCCACTCCCAGCAACGAGCAGGGGGGACCACGGCGGCCATCGGAGGTGGGCGATGCGCGCGGCGCGGTCGACGAGGCGGCAGGCGATCCCAACCCCGACCCCGACCCGTCTGTCGGGATCCTCTCGACGGAGTGGCACCTTTCTATTGGGGGATTCATCATGGTCTGGGCGCTCGCTGTCGGGCTATATGGGGCGGGTGATTCGGTTACCACCGTCTACGCACTCGCGTCAGGAACGGCCGTCGAAACGAACCCAATTATTCGGGCCGCGATTAACATCCACCCACTGGTGATGCTCGTTGTGAAACTCGTCATCATCGGTGGCCTATTCAAGCTCGCGGATAACCTCGGTTCGAAAGTACACCCCGCGATAGACGATCAGCTCGCGGTCCTGATCCCCGCAATCTTGACCGTCATTGGAGGGTATGGTACGTTCGTGAACCTCCAGAACCTGAGCGGGGCGATGATCCCGTACGTCCTCCTCTCGATCATCTTTTTGGGGGTCGCCGGAGGTGCGACGGTTGCGTTGTACAAGGGACTACCGCTCGAGGGGGAACAGCTCAGGAACTACCAGTTCAGCAGGCCCCTCTCGAGCGTGGATCGCGAATCATAA
- a CDS encoding response regulator — MSNELDISSKMLSKTLSELLDRGLILRHEDEDEQHVLYTTAPQGGELVHRLEGLVRWQKQQHDELEILLVEDDKMAAKLLADQIGDIVSEGYTLYQEPTVEEAKEHVSTGLDYVILDRRLPGGKQGDELVRAVKSGCRSCMIMIVSGVAPDRKLLRLDTDDYVVKPVDRDELAAHIESIEARRGLTDVKREYLATRSKQAAFLDAYGRAAEARPEYRLLTEIIERLPLDEATRTALESMVPAVTE; from the coding sequence CTGAGTAATGAACTCGATATTTCCTCAAAAATGCTTTCGAAGACGCTCTCGGAGCTTCTTGACCGAGGGCTAATACTTCGACACGAAGACGAGGACGAGCAGCACGTACTCTACACGACGGCCCCGCAAGGCGGGGAGTTAGTGCATCGGCTCGAAGGGCTCGTCCGCTGGCAGAAACAGCAGCACGACGAATTGGAAATCTTGCTCGTCGAAGACGACAAAATGGCCGCCAAACTCCTCGCCGACCAGATCGGCGATATCGTCTCCGAGGGGTACACGCTCTATCAAGAACCGACGGTCGAAGAGGCGAAGGAACACGTCAGCACGGGGTTAGATTACGTCATACTGGATCGGCGTCTACCGGGTGGCAAGCAAGGGGATGAGCTCGTGCGTGCCGTCAAAAGTGGGTGTCGCTCCTGTATGATAATGATCGTGTCTGGCGTGGCACCGGATCGAAAACTCCTCAGGTTAGACACCGACGACTATGTCGTCAAGCCAGTGGACAGAGACGAGCTGGCCGCTCACATCGAATCGATCGAGGCTCGACGGGGACTCACAGATGTGAAACGGGAGTATCTGGCAACCCGATCGAAGCAGGCCGCGTTTCTCGACGCGTATGGACGGGCAGCGGAGGCACGTCCGGAGTACCGACTGCTAACCGAGATTATCGAGCGCCTGCCACTCGACGAGGCAACACGGACTGCACTCGAGTCAATGGTTCCGGCTGTGACGGAATGA
- a CDS encoding IS701 family transposase — MMPITDFLSCTRVFNEFDSLSPAQRRHAKTYATGLVAASNKTVAGIAREVLPANSKRALNKFLTEYDWDEREFNHERLEELQKHGETRWSKDGYIILDDTITDKAGDEVPGVGRFYDHAEGDTVWGQDLIYAFYADDKTAYPLTFRLYEKQDEDDQDHDTKYDLAREIVTELEEEVGVPADTYLFDSWFAHDSGLVEHIESYGNDWIGPLRSNRKVTYGGEEISVDALAERIDTVERDIEDDTYHIWTKKLPVSQLGDVKLVVAEKETDEDEENPVKYLATNKIDAPTEHIIRSYGMRWRIETFFEDSKQDLGLGDCEMQTDEGASRHWHLLMAAYSLVRLDPESSALGTVRSKASSLRANLEHSLKEAVYNLLSWVRDNDDRGVDDLMEEIDHLFVHSTADANVQS, encoded by the coding sequence ATGATGCCGATCACGGACTTCCTGTCGTGTACGCGCGTGTTCAACGAGTTTGACTCGCTATCACCAGCACAACGGCGTCACGCCAAAACCTACGCCACAGGTCTTGTTGCGGCCAGCAACAAGACCGTGGCGGGCATCGCACGCGAAGTTCTCCCGGCCAACAGCAAACGCGCTCTCAACAAGTTCCTCACCGAGTACGACTGGGACGAACGGGAGTTCAATCACGAACGCCTCGAAGAACTCCAGAAACACGGTGAAACGCGCTGGTCGAAGGACGGCTACATCATACTCGACGACACGATCACCGACAAAGCCGGGGACGAAGTCCCCGGAGTCGGTCGGTTCTACGATCACGCCGAAGGCGACACTGTCTGGGGCCAAGACCTCATCTACGCCTTCTACGCCGACGATAAAACCGCCTACCCACTCACCTTCCGCCTCTACGAAAAACAGGACGAAGACGACCAAGATCACGACACCAAGTACGATCTTGCCCGCGAAATCGTCACCGAACTCGAAGAAGAGGTAGGTGTGCCTGCGGACACCTACCTCTTCGACTCGTGGTTCGCCCACGACTCTGGACTCGTTGAACACATCGAATCCTACGGCAACGACTGGATCGGCCCGCTTCGGAGCAATCGCAAAGTGACCTACGGCGGCGAAGAGATCAGCGTCGATGCGCTGGCAGAGCGCATCGACACGGTTGAGCGCGATATCGAGGACGACACCTACCACATCTGGACGAAGAAGCTTCCCGTCTCCCAACTGGGAGACGTGAAGCTGGTCGTCGCCGAGAAAGAGACCGACGAAGACGAAGAGAACCCGGTCAAATACCTCGCCACGAACAAAATCGACGCACCGACCGAGCACATTATTCGCTCCTATGGAATGCGCTGGCGCATCGAGACGTTCTTCGAGGACTCGAAGCAGGATCTCGGCCTAGGAGACTGCGAGATGCAGACCGACGAAGGTGCCAGTCGGCACTGGCACCTTCTGATGGCTGCCTACAGTCTTGTTCGTCTTGATCCTGAGTCGAGCGCCTTGGGGACGGTTCGCTCGAAGGCGTCATCGCTTCGAGCGAACCTCGAACACTCTCTGAAAGAAGCCGTCTACAACCTTCTCTCGTGGGTTCGAGACAACGATGATCGCGGTGTCGATGACCTTATGGAAGAAATCGACCACCTCTTCGTTCACTCAACCGCCGACGCTAACGTGCAAAGCTGA
- a CDS encoding DUF1616 domain-containing protein has translation MAETDEGGWWLLLPSQLRDLPADLAVTVGWVLLTTLAVFLPGVEESALRVVLGLPYVLFVPGYAFIAALFPEAGDGVRGEAADTDDERDSQRRSGIDGIERVALSFGLSIAIVPLLGLVLNFTPWGIRLVPIVVSVSGFTIIMSAVAARRRLAVPEAERFAVPYRAWAGAAKAELLEPETRGDAVLNVLLAVSVVLAVSSVGYAVAVPKQGESFTELYLLTEGDDGELVADGYPTEFERGTGSPIVVGIGNQEHRPVNYTLVVELQRVTVQNNSTRVVAERELRRFQPRVEHNKTWHRRHVVTPTMTGERLRLAYLLYIGAAPAEPTLNNSYREVHLWVNVTAPS, from the coding sequence ATGGCCGAGACCGACGAGGGGGGCTGGTGGTTGTTGCTTCCCTCTCAGCTCCGAGACCTCCCTGCGGATTTGGCTGTGACAGTGGGGTGGGTCCTCTTGACGACGCTCGCTGTATTTCTCCCGGGCGTCGAAGAAAGCGCCCTGCGCGTCGTGCTTGGGCTCCCCTATGTTCTGTTCGTGCCGGGGTACGCGTTCATCGCGGCGCTCTTTCCAGAGGCGGGGGACGGCGTGCGCGGCGAAGCCGCGGATACCGACGACGAGCGTGACTCGCAACGGCGGTCGGGTATTGACGGCATCGAGCGGGTTGCTCTCTCCTTCGGCCTGAGCATCGCCATCGTTCCGCTGCTCGGCTTGGTGTTGAACTTCACACCGTGGGGGATCCGACTCGTCCCGATCGTCGTCTCGGTGAGCGGCTTTACGATCATCATGTCGGCCGTCGCAGCCCGCAGACGGCTCGCCGTCCCGGAGGCGGAACGGTTCGCCGTGCCGTATCGGGCGTGGGCGGGTGCGGCTAAAGCCGAACTGCTTGAACCCGAGACGCGAGGCGACGCGGTGCTGAACGTGCTCCTCGCCGTGAGCGTCGTGCTCGCAGTGTCGAGCGTCGGCTACGCGGTGGCCGTCCCGAAGCAAGGAGAGTCGTTCACGGAACTGTACCTCCTCACCGAGGGTGACGACGGCGAGTTGGTCGCCGACGGCTACCCGACCGAGTTCGAACGTGGTACAGGGAGCCCGATTGTCGTCGGGATCGGCAATCAGGAACACCGACCGGTCAACTACACGCTCGTCGTGGAACTCCAGCGCGTCACCGTCCAGAACAATTCGACACGGGTCGTCGCGGAGCGAGAGCTTCGCCGGTTCCAACCCCGAGTCGAGCACAACAAGACGTGGCATCGTCGACACGTCGTGACCCCGACGATGACCGGAGAGCGCTTACGGCTGGCGTATCTGTTGTACATCGGGGCAGCCCCGGCTGAGCCAACGCTCAACAACTCCTACCGCGAAGTGCATCTCTGGGTCAACGTAACGGCACCGTCGTGA
- a CDS encoding ABC transporter permease: MTLAGPRAWIGLAWAQLTADRTRTVLAVGGIALAVLAAVLLASVGLGVIETGEQKFDAAGRDLWVTGGPLEFAPGTVGGVENGLVEAHTVAAELRGRDDISTARALAFQTVYVSPNRSSFETVIGVGGPANSGARIQSGHGFTRYDQHYANGTYNGTMTHQVVIDPRLADRYGVGVNDTLYIGGTLASARQHEFRIVGTSGAYAQFLGSPVVVLHLSELQTITGTTGSDRATMIPVRLADGAQPTRVAADIERAHPAYEVRTNREQLRQTVRRQAVVLAAGASLILLAVLAGAALTVNLLLSVVAQQRRTFAALKALGLSTVTLAGIITVQALMLGVVGGMVGLLVAVPAVQGLNAVVSRVVGFEGVVSVVPWVFAAGFGLAVVMAIVAAVAAAWRVRGLEPLAVLSG, from the coding sequence GTGACGCTCGCCGGCCCTCGTGCTTGGATCGGGCTCGCGTGGGCACAGCTCACTGCTGACCGAACGCGGACCGTACTCGCTGTCGGTGGGATAGCCCTTGCCGTACTTGCGGCCGTCCTGCTCGCCAGCGTCGGCCTCGGCGTGATCGAAACCGGTGAGCAGAAGTTCGACGCCGCCGGGCGCGACCTCTGGGTGACGGGTGGCCCCCTCGAGTTCGCGCCCGGGACCGTCGGCGGCGTCGAAAACGGGCTGGTCGAGGCCCACACCGTCGCCGCGGAGTTGCGCGGCCGCGACGACATCTCGACCGCCAGAGCGTTGGCTTTCCAGACCGTCTATGTCTCACCAAATCGGTCGTCGTTCGAGACGGTGATCGGCGTCGGAGGGCCGGCAAACTCCGGCGCCCGTATCCAATCGGGCCACGGATTCACTCGGTATGACCAGCACTACGCCAACGGGACGTACAACGGGACCATGACACATCAGGTGGTCATCGACCCACGTCTCGCCGATCGGTACGGCGTGGGGGTGAACGACACGCTGTACATCGGCGGGACGCTCGCCAGCGCCCGACAGCACGAGTTCCGGATCGTCGGCACTTCGGGGGCGTACGCGCAGTTCCTCGGGAGTCCGGTCGTCGTCCTCCATCTGAGCGAACTTCAAACGATTACCGGGACGACCGGCAGCGACCGTGCGACGATGATCCCGGTTCGATTGGCCGATGGCGCACAGCCAACGCGGGTGGCCGCCGACATCGAACGGGCACATCCCGCCTACGAGGTTCGAACGAACCGAGAGCAACTCAGACAGACGGTGCGGCGACAGGCCGTCGTGCTCGCGGCTGGCGCGAGCCTGATTCTCCTTGCCGTCCTCGCCGGTGCAGCCCTGACAGTCAATTTGCTACTGTCTGTCGTGGCACAGCAGCGACGGACCTTTGCCGCACTCAAAGCGCTCGGCCTGTCAACGGTGACGCTCGCGGGCATCATCACCGTCCAAGCACTCATGCTCGGTGTGGTGGGTGGTATGGTCGGGCTCCTCGTCGCAGTCCCAGCCGTTCAGGGCCTCAACGCCGTGGTCTCTCGGGTCGTCGGGTTCGAGGGCGTCGTCTCCGTCGTTCCGTGGGTCTTCGCCGCCGGCTTCGGGCTTGCAGTCGTGATGGCTATCGTAGCAGCCGTGGCAGCCGCTTGGCGCGTCCGTGGACTCGAACCACTCGCTGTGCTCTCGGGGTGA
- a CDS encoding ABC transporter permease codes for MRRRFTRLYGLTTIGVRRIRARLTTNTSGGLLAAVAAVTVTIALMTTVSGIALGLASQSAIQSEDVDYWVVPDATTPTAIAASVQGPKLGNVHAASTRLTRDDRIEYATPVETSLIRVTNGGGEGAYVLALGIVVPETPRTVAGLSTRGLTSGDPHYANGTYSGPWTGEAVISGATAEVLDVQRAATLDVETGDTARTLTVRRVAENDVSTGVGPVPVVIVHLSELQTISGATSGDAASQLLVSTTDPSVQSDIEAVYPGTTVVTRTGLSQTASLSSLPLAIALAAFVTSVVVGVLFVATMMGLELLSDRETLAVFTALGYSARSVTVLVLVETLSITVVGGVLGVSLGVLGIEAVNLVSGQYLGVAPALVDPRLLGYGVAIALGIGIVAALYPVWLYRRVPALEVLSR; via the coding sequence GGCGTTTCACTCGGCTGTACGGACTTACGACAATCGGCGTTCGTCGGATTCGAGCCCGCCTGACGACGAATACCTCGGGTGGGCTTCTCGCGGCCGTCGCTGCTGTTACCGTCACGATCGCGCTCATGACGACCGTCTCCGGGATTGCACTCGGGCTGGCGTCACAGTCCGCTATCCAGAGCGAGGACGTCGACTACTGGGTAGTACCGGACGCCACGACGCCGACAGCGATCGCCGCCTCCGTGCAGGGCCCCAAGCTCGGCAACGTTCACGCGGCCAGCACGCGCCTCACGCGCGACGACCGCATCGAGTACGCGACGCCAGTCGAAACCAGTTTGATACGCGTCACCAACGGGGGCGGTGAGGGGGCGTACGTGCTTGCGCTGGGTATCGTCGTCCCCGAGACGCCACGAACCGTTGCCGGTCTCTCGACCCGCGGTCTCACCTCCGGCGACCCACACTACGCCAACGGGACGTACAGTGGCCCATGGACTGGTGAGGCGGTCATCAGTGGTGCAACGGCCGAGGTGCTCGACGTCCAGCGCGCGGCCACACTCGACGTCGAAACGGGCGACACGGCGCGGACGCTGACCGTGCGTCGCGTCGCCGAGAACGACGTCTCAACGGGTGTCGGACCGGTTCCGGTCGTGATCGTTCATCTGTCAGAGCTCCAGACGATTTCGGGGGCGACGTCGGGCGATGCCGCCAGTCAGTTGCTCGTGAGCACGACCGATCCGAGCGTCCAATCGGATATCGAAGCCGTCTATCCGGGGACGACAGTCGTGACGCGGACCGGGCTCTCACAGACGGCCTCGCTTTCCAGTCTTCCGCTGGCCATTGCCCTCGCCGCCTTCGTGACGAGCGTCGTGGTGGGCGTCCTCTTCGTCGCGACGATGATGGGACTGGAACTGCTGAGCGACCGCGAGACGCTTGCCGTCTTCACGGCACTCGGGTATAGTGCGCGGTCCGTAACCGTGCTCGTCCTCGTCGAGACACTGAGTATCACGGTCGTGGGTGGCGTCCTCGGCGTGAGCCTCGGCGTCCTCGGCATCGAAGCCGTGAACCTCGTCTCGGGGCAGTACCTCGGCGTGGCGCCCGCGCTCGTCGATCCGCGACTGCTCGGCTACGGCGTCGCGATCGCACTGGGGATCGGCATCGTCGCGGCGCTCTATCCCGTCTGGCTGTATCGTCGCGTTCCGGCCCTGGAGGTGCTCTCGCGGTGA